A DNA window from Desulfatibacillum aliphaticivorans DSM 15576 contains the following coding sequences:
- a CDS encoding FAD-dependent oxidoreductase, with protein sequence MYDYLFSPIKINKVEIKNRIAYPALGVLYSYDGCLNDRYYNFFRERAAGGAGLVTVGPVGVDFIGSGFIVLSLASDEAVPAFTKLADVIHEAGAKAWVQLFHAGRYAHPIAINNEQPLGVSPVFSPYSKATPKEMTLDELAGIQKAFVDAGVRAKKAGFDGVEIIGSAGYLITQFLSPTTNLRTDQYGGSFDNRVRFPREVIEKLRDAVGPDFPVTIRMAGNDFIPGANTDVDMPAIAQVYEKAGIDAINVTGGWHETKVPQLPMDLPRGAFAFLAANVKKAVNVPIMASNRISEPALAEKIIRDNCADMVNLGRVLIADPEWPMKAQAGREKEIRPCVACNQGCTDQVFSGQPVFCALNARASFEGERILKKTDSPKKVMVIGAGPGGLEAAVTATMAGHKVALYEKSDDIGGQLWLAGAPPHKHELFEIIRYYRAMLESLEIELHLNTEVDAELIKAAAPEYIIVAEGAEPLIPPIDGKDDPCVLNAWDVLKNDPPLGPEVAVVGGGAVGLETAMFAAEKGTLTPEAVHFLMAYDAVPPERIKKFMFEGSSKVTVFEMLDKSGKDVGRSTKWVLMDNTRRFGINILTSAKVLSVAGGLVKFEVDGKAMEKQFDNVIMAVGSRSVKTVSNMVEELDIPYAVIGDGAAPGKIDGAVHGGFLAAINI encoded by the coding sequence ATGTACGACTATCTTTTCTCTCCTATTAAAATCAACAAGGTGGAAATCAAAAACCGGATAGCCTATCCGGCATTGGGGGTGCTGTACAGCTATGACGGCTGTCTAAACGACCGTTATTACAATTTTTTCAGGGAGAGGGCGGCGGGCGGCGCCGGATTGGTGACCGTCGGCCCCGTGGGCGTGGATTTTATCGGGTCCGGATTCATCGTTTTGTCCCTGGCTTCCGACGAGGCGGTTCCCGCGTTTACCAAACTGGCGGACGTGATTCACGAAGCGGGCGCCAAAGCCTGGGTTCAGCTTTTTCATGCGGGGCGCTACGCCCATCCCATAGCAATCAACAATGAGCAGCCTTTGGGCGTGTCCCCGGTTTTCAGCCCCTATTCCAAGGCGACGCCCAAGGAAATGACCCTGGACGAGTTGGCGGGAATCCAAAAGGCCTTTGTGGACGCCGGAGTGCGGGCCAAAAAGGCGGGGTTTGACGGCGTGGAGATCATCGGGTCCGCCGGATACCTCATCACCCAGTTTCTTTCTCCCACGACCAACCTCCGTACGGACCAGTACGGCGGGTCTTTTGACAACAGGGTGCGCTTTCCCAGGGAAGTCATTGAAAAGCTGAGAGATGCGGTGGGGCCTGATTTTCCCGTAACCATCCGCATGGCCGGCAATGATTTCATACCCGGGGCGAATACGGATGTGGACATGCCCGCCATCGCCCAGGTTTACGAAAAAGCCGGCATCGACGCCATTAACGTCACCGGCGGCTGGCACGAAACCAAGGTGCCTCAGCTCCCCATGGATCTGCCCCGCGGGGCGTTCGCCTTTTTGGCGGCCAATGTAAAAAAGGCGGTCAATGTGCCGATCATGGCGTCCAACCGCATTTCCGAGCCGGCTTTGGCCGAGAAGATCATCCGGGACAATTGCGCGGACATGGTCAACCTGGGCCGGGTGCTGATTGCCGACCCGGAATGGCCCATGAAGGCGCAAGCGGGCCGGGAAAAGGAAATCCGTCCCTGCGTGGCCTGCAACCAGGGCTGCACGGACCAGGTTTTTTCGGGCCAGCCGGTATTTTGCGCGCTCAACGCCAGGGCCAGCTTCGAAGGCGAGCGGATCTTGAAGAAAACCGACTCCCCCAAGAAGGTCATGGTCATAGGCGCCGGCCCGGGCGGGCTGGAAGCCGCTGTTACGGCGACCATGGCGGGCCACAAAGTCGCCTTGTATGAGAAAAGCGACGACATCGGCGGCCAGTTATGGCTGGCGGGGGCGCCTCCGCATAAGCACGAGTTGTTTGAAATAATCCGCTATTACCGGGCCATGCTGGAAAGCCTTGAAATCGAGCTGCACCTGAACACGGAAGTAGATGCGGAGCTTATCAAGGCGGCGGCCCCGGAGTACATCATCGTGGCCGAGGGCGCCGAGCCCTTGATTCCGCCCATTGACGGAAAGGATGATCCCTGCGTGTTGAACGCCTGGGACGTCTTGAAGAACGATCCCCCCCTGGGCCCGGAAGTGGCGGTTGTGGGCGGCGGCGCCGTGGGCTTGGAGACCGCCATGTTCGCCGCGGAAAAAGGCACGCTCACCCCCGAAGCCGTGCATTTTCTCATGGCTTACGATGCGGTCCCGCCGGAACGCATCAAGAAGTTCATGTTCGAAGGCTCGTCCAAGGTGACGGTTTTTGAAATGCTGGACAAATCCGGCAAGGACGTGGGCCGGTCCACCAAATGGGTGCTGATGGACAACACCCGGCGTTTTGGGATCAACATTCTCACCAGCGCCAAGGTGCTTTCCGTAGCCGGCGGGCTGGTGAAGTTTGAAGTGGACGGAAAGGCCATGGAAAAGCAGTTTGACAACGTAATCATGGCCGTGGGCTCCCGGTCCGTAAAAACGGTTTCGAACATGGTGGAAGAGCTGGATATTCCCTACGCCGTGATCGGCGATGGCGCAGCCCCGGGAAAGATAGACGGAGCCGTGCACGGAGGTTTTTTGGCGGCCATTAACATTTAA
- a CDS encoding phospholipase D-like domain-containing protein has protein sequence MLNNDSYADPIIGNLLSERSAPSPVVVKDADSFPEAVPNTGANRIKFSCTVFSPNENCSIQSVRALMGHTATFQDVYLRSDPRCTLPSGEGRYTGSLLVDSLADCGTYWTPLRAEDSIGMQGQGMTRFKVVFHRPDDFPAIGSSEFKTLLERAGNSNFAPGNVIQVLDDGPAALAKRMELIEQATRQINLQSYTFDKDAAQGALMELLLRKARQGVEVNIILNAGSQLPTSPSGALRLELDELVGKWLENAEKKLSTNKPGEFVVKNFLSKSPGRGVNLILVSSNDLAQRHNARKGPPDHWLARVLEDKGVISPDRSPPEDIREIFKGPGGLPALPLLDHAVHEKILVVDGAKAIVGGRNLEDQYFDVWTDLDLYLEGPVVDQIQGGFLVNYRELGRTNPEVRAPMDLTVRNQVLGDQEAMFVQSKPWDKDYAALYALIQSIRASEKSLYITSQYLSLSQSLLCDAIMDAAGRGVDVRILTNSYETSSQLYFSAGYFISLNNMQDLLKAGARIYTVNGKPGDKAAPYCHSKEYLFDSKMAAVGSFNLSLRSSYIESENLTFMDDASICMDREEDFLQRVENLATEITAGDLAQQKIKYKNRLEIAWYLDLLF, from the coding sequence TTGTTGAACAACGACTCCTATGCCGACCCCATTATCGGAAATTTGCTGTCAGAGCGATCCGCCCCCTCCCCGGTGGTGGTTAAGGACGCCGATTCCTTTCCCGAGGCCGTTCCCAATACGGGCGCCAACCGGATTAAGTTTTCCTGCACCGTGTTTTCGCCCAACGAAAACTGCTCCATTCAATCAGTCCGGGCGCTCATGGGGCATACGGCGACTTTTCAGGACGTTTATCTGCGTTCCGATCCCCGGTGCACCCTTCCTTCCGGAGAGGGCCGATACACAGGCAGCCTGCTGGTGGACTCCCTGGCCGACTGCGGAACCTACTGGACGCCCCTTCGGGCTGAGGACTCCATTGGGATGCAGGGCCAGGGTATGACGCGGTTTAAGGTTGTGTTTCACAGGCCGGACGATTTCCCGGCCATCGGCTCTTCGGAATTCAAAACCCTTTTGGAAAGGGCGGGCAACAGCAATTTCGCCCCGGGAAACGTCATCCAGGTTCTGGACGACGGCCCCGCCGCCCTGGCCAAACGCATGGAGCTGATCGAGCAGGCGACCCGCCAGATCAATCTTCAAAGCTACACCTTTGATAAAGACGCGGCCCAGGGCGCCCTGATGGAGCTTCTTTTAAGGAAGGCGAGGCAGGGGGTGGAGGTTAACATCATCCTCAATGCAGGCAGCCAGTTGCCCACGTCGCCTTCCGGCGCCCTGCGTCTGGAGTTGGATGAGCTAGTGGGAAAGTGGCTGGAAAACGCGGAAAAGAAGCTCTCCACAAACAAGCCCGGCGAGTTCGTGGTGAAAAACTTTTTATCCAAGAGCCCGGGCCGGGGCGTGAATCTGATTCTGGTTTCGTCCAATGACCTGGCCCAAAGACATAACGCCCGCAAGGGGCCTCCCGACCATTGGCTTGCCAGAGTTTTGGAGGATAAAGGCGTGATCTCACCGGACCGGAGCCCCCCCGAGGACATCCGGGAAATTTTCAAAGGCCCGGGCGGCCTGCCCGCCCTGCCCCTGCTGGACCACGCAGTGCATGAAAAAATCCTGGTGGTGGACGGCGCCAAGGCCATTGTGGGAGGGCGCAACCTGGAGGACCAATATTTTGACGTTTGGACCGACCTGGACCTGTATCTGGAAGGCCCGGTGGTGGATCAAATCCAGGGTGGCTTCCTGGTTAACTACCGGGAGCTTGGCCGCACCAATCCTGAAGTCAGGGCGCCCATGGATTTGACCGTCCGGAACCAGGTTTTAGGGGACCAGGAGGCCATGTTCGTCCAAAGCAAGCCCTGGGACAAGGATTACGCCGCCCTGTACGCCCTGATCCAAAGCATTCGAGCCAGCGAAAAAAGCCTGTACATCACCTCCCAGTACCTTTCCCTGTCTCAAAGCCTGTTGTGCGACGCCATCATGGACGCCGCCGGACGAGGCGTGGACGTCCGCATCCTGACCAACTCATACGAGACTTCCAGCCAGTTGTATTTCAGCGCCGGCTATTTCATCAGTTTGAACAATATGCAGGACCTGCTGAAGGCTGGGGCGAGAATCTATACGGTCAACGGAAAGCCCGGCGATAAGGCGGCGCCTTACTGCCATAGCAAGGAATACCTGTTCGACTCCAAGATGGCGGCGGTGGGCTCTTTTAACCTGTCCCTGCGTTCGTCCTACATCGAGTCGGAAAACCTGACTTTTATGGACGACGCCTCAATTTGCATGGACAGGGAAGAGGATTTTCTGCAGAGGGTCGAGAACCTGGCGACGGAAATAACGGCCGGGGACCTGGCCCAACAAAAAATCAAATACAAAAATCGGTTGGAGATCGCCTGGTACCTGGATTTGCTGTTTTAA
- a CDS encoding DMT family transporter — translation MEHNNIVTAAGDQPGKGLALAYLAIFAAVVFWGLSFVASKIALETIPIFTLIFIRFFLAALLFTGIWLKTGFPRLLKKDWIKITLLSLFEPGLYFYCETKGLSLTSAPKASLIIATIPVFVLVAAVFFLKEKASRLNFMGVAVSLIGIGILVAGGREIEWSLSGEMLGDALVFGAVIAASIYIIMARDLGLTHSALTITGLQSLFAATLYLPAFIWEFPQVKWEGLTSHSLWALCYLVIFATCAAFFCWNYSLTKIRASSASVFLNGIPVVTALAAWVLLKESLNAAQMSGGALTLIGVYMANMRR, via the coding sequence GTGGAGCACAATAACATCGTAACAGCCGCTGGGGATCAGCCGGGCAAAGGGCTCGCCCTTGCCTATCTGGCCATATTCGCGGCAGTGGTTTTTTGGGGATTGTCCTTTGTGGCGTCCAAGATCGCTTTGGAAACCATCCCCATATTCACTCTGATTTTCATCCGGTTTTTTCTGGCCGCGCTTTTGTTTACAGGGATCTGGCTGAAGACCGGCTTTCCCCGCCTTCTTAAAAAGGACTGGATAAAAATAACCTTATTGTCCTTGTTCGAGCCGGGGTTGTATTTTTATTGCGAAACCAAAGGCCTGAGCCTTACTTCCGCTCCCAAGGCCTCCCTGATCATTGCCACCATCCCGGTTTTTGTGCTGGTTGCAGCCGTGTTTTTTCTTAAGGAAAAAGCCAGCAGGCTGAACTTCATGGGCGTGGCGGTTTCGTTGATCGGCATTGGGATTTTGGTGGCCGGGGGCCGGGAGATCGAGTGGTCCCTGTCCGGGGAGATGTTGGGCGACGCCCTGGTTTTCGGAGCGGTCATCGCCGCCAGCATATACATTATCATGGCCAGGGATCTGGGGCTGACCCATTCGGCTCTGACAATCACGGGCCTGCAATCGCTATTCGCCGCAACCCTTTATTTGCCCGCCTTTATTTGGGAATTTCCCCAGGTGAAGTGGGAAGGCCTGACCTCCCATTCCTTGTGGGCCTTGTGCTACCTGGTGATTTTCGCCACCTGTGCGGCTTTTTTCTGCTGGAACTACTCCCTGACCAAAATCCGGGCTTCCTCGGCTTCGGTGTTTTTGAACGGAATTCCCGTGGTCACGGCCCTGGCCGCCTGGGTTTTGCTGAAAGAAAGCCTGAACGCCGCGCAGATGAGCGGCGGCGCGCTCACCCTCATCGGCGTTTACATGGCCAACATGCGCAGATGA
- a CDS encoding very short patch repair endonuclease, whose amino-acid sequence MTDNLTKKQRKHTMKQVRSKNTKPEWIVRRTVFRLGFRYRLHRKDLPGKPDLVFPGRKKIIFVHGCFWHQHQGCPASNRPASNTEYWDKKLDRNMERDKKNIETLGNDGWRVLVIWECQIKDGEQLETIIRDFLED is encoded by the coding sequence ATGACAGATAACCTTACGAAAAAACAACGAAAACACACCATGAAGCAGGTGCGGAGCAAAAACACCAAGCCCGAATGGATCGTGCGACGCACCGTCTTTCGACTGGGATTTCGATACCGGCTTCACAGAAAAGACCTGCCCGGCAAGCCCGACCTTGTGTTTCCGGGGCGAAAAAAGATCATCTTCGTCCATGGCTGCTTTTGGCACCAGCACCAGGGATGCCCGGCGTCCAACAGGCCTGCGTCCAACACGGAATACTGGGACAAAAAGCTGGACCGGAACATGGAGCGAGATAAAAAAAATATCGAAACCCTGGGAAACGACGGCTGGCGAGTTCTCGTTATTTGGGAATGCCAGATCAAAGACGGGGAGCAGTTAGAAACAATCATCCGGGATTTCCTCGAGGACTAA
- a CDS encoding DNA cytosine methyltransferase — translation MPDTFRFYEFFAGGGMASLGLGPQWKCVYANEWCAKKARSYKINHSGAPRVDVRDVAEATPADLRENADLAWASFPCQDLSLAGNGKGLQGARSGTFWPFWNLMKELDSLGRGVPVIVLENVVGALSSNKGEDFKVLAKALSSAGYRFGPLVMNAVHFTPQSRPRLFIVACKKNLLIPKSLRREGPDGFWHTPKTAQAYDSLPASTKTDWIWWNLPRPEPRKVELADLIEDAPESVSVHAQEETKRILAMMSEANISKVEAAKKSGKLTVGTVYKRTRKDSDGNRVQRAEVRFDQISGCLRTPAGGSSRQILMIVNGKDVSTRLISTREAARLMGLPDEYQLPQKYNEAYHLIGDGLAVPVVSWLADNLLYPLASVNNGGA, via the coding sequence ATGCCTGACACGTTCCGATTTTACGAGTTTTTCGCCGGGGGCGGCATGGCGAGCCTTGGCTTGGGGCCTCAATGGAAATGCGTCTACGCCAATGAATGGTGCGCAAAAAAAGCCCGCTCCTACAAAATCAACCACAGCGGCGCCCCCAGGGTGGACGTTCGGGACGTGGCGGAGGCGACTCCCGCCGACCTCAGGGAAAACGCGGATTTGGCCTGGGCCTCCTTTCCGTGCCAGGATTTGTCCCTGGCGGGGAACGGAAAAGGGCTTCAAGGCGCCCGCAGCGGAACCTTCTGGCCGTTTTGGAATCTCATGAAAGAACTGGACTCCCTGGGCCGGGGCGTTCCGGTTATTGTCCTGGAAAACGTGGTGGGCGCTTTAAGCTCCAACAAGGGCGAGGATTTCAAGGTTCTGGCCAAGGCGTTGAGCAGCGCGGGATACCGCTTCGGCCCCCTGGTTATGAACGCGGTGCATTTCACGCCGCAATCCCGTCCCAGGCTGTTTATCGTCGCCTGCAAAAAGAACCTCCTCATCCCCAAATCCCTGCGCCGGGAAGGGCCTGACGGATTCTGGCATACGCCCAAAACGGCGCAGGCGTATGACTCTCTGCCGGCTTCCACTAAAACGGATTGGATTTGGTGGAATCTGCCCAGGCCCGAGCCGAGAAAGGTTGAACTGGCCGACCTGATTGAAGACGCTCCTGAAAGCGTCTCGGTGCATGCGCAGGAGGAGACGAAACGCATTCTCGCCATGATGTCCGAGGCCAATATCAGCAAGGTGGAAGCGGCGAAAAAATCCGGAAAGCTGACCGTGGGGACTGTCTACAAAAGAACCCGCAAGGATTCGGACGGAAACCGGGTGCAAAGGGCGGAGGTGCGGTTCGACCAGATCAGCGGATGCCTGCGCACCCCGGCGGGCGGCTCCAGCCGGCAGATTTTGATGATCGTAAACGGCAAGGACGTTTCCACCCGGCTGATTTCCACCCGAGAGGCTGCCCGGCTTATGGGCCTGCCCGACGAATACCAATTGCCCCAAAAATACAATGAAGCCTATCACCTGATCGGCGACGGCCTGGCCGTGCCCGTGGTGTCCTGGCTGGCTGACAATTTGCTTTATCCTTTAGCCAGTGTGAATAACGGCGGCGCTTGA